From Prevotella sp. oral taxon 299 str. F0039:
CTTTTACTTTGCAGGACATGGCTTTGAACTTGGAGGTGAAAACTATTTAGTGCCAACAAACTGCCAGATGCCTCTTAACGACACATATGAAGCAGATAGAACTTGCCTTAGATTATCAGAGATATTAAGTATACTCAAAAAGGTTTCAGGGAAGGTCAATATAGTGATAATAGATGCCTGTAGAAAATCTTTTGATAGAGGAACTTCAAGCTCTTCTGCGCAGGTAAAGGCTCCTAAAGGAACTCTCATTGCTTTTTCTACCTCTCCAAACGAAGGTGCGAAAGATGGGAATGGGCAAAATGGTCATAGTGTATATACAAGTGCCTTATTGCAATATCTAGGAAGGGAAACATTATCTGTTGAGAGTCTTTTTAAGAAAGTCAGAAGAACGGTCTATAACCTAACTAATGGAACTCAAACGCCATGGGAACATACGTCTTTAATTGGGGATTTCTTTTTCAATACTGGGCAATTGGTTTATTCGGTAGAAATCCCTTATGATGAAGTTGTCGTTAAAGACTCCATGTTTGATGGAGGCGATGTTTTTGGCAATTTAATTTTGGAACTCCGTTCTTGTAATTGGGATAGACAAAACCCTGCAATGGAAAAGATTCGCAAAATACCTGCTTCTGACCTCAACAAAAATCAACAGTTTATTTTGGGACGCAATTTGTACCAAGCTAATGGTTATGCGTGGGAAGTGCAAAGATTTTTTGAAAACCTTGGAAATAACTTATCAAAATACAATAAAGACGAAGAAAATCATGTTCTCAATGGTATTCTGTTCGAGATATACTTTGATAGTAAAGGAAATTTTCGGAATGAACTAAAAAGATATGATTTTGATAGAGTGTTTTCTCTTCGGAAAAATCCAAGATTTGTAAAATCTTTTGGCTTTATAGAGGAGGTTCTCCAACCATATAAAGAACAACTCTATTATATTCCCACTATTCATGATGAGCCAATTGATATTGACATCAGTGCAGAAGAAAAAAACAACTCAACAGTATTTGAAGAAGAAACTATTCAAATTATACACAAAGTTAATGTGGAGAATAAAGATATAACAAAAGCATTCTCTCGCAGTTGTACTTATGGCATAAATGAGTTAGGAGTAAAATCTTGTTTGTCTAATTTTCTTACAGCTCCGCAAGATTTGATTCAAATACATAGCAATGTTTTGTTACAGAAGATAGCTTTTGCAAAAGAACTGTTTGACGAAGATTTGCCTTGGTAATGGCTTTTTGTTACTTTTGAGCCGTATCAACTCACTGTCAAAAGTAACGAGGTGTTTTTCATCGGGGTTTCTTTGCCCCTTTCTTTGTCCGCTTAGGCTCACGAAAGAAAGTAATGTGGTCGGCAAATCTGCCGACCGCATTACTTAGTCTCTTCTTCTTGAATAGTTATCTGTCCCGTCCTTACTTCGGGGTGAGTGGAGAAAGCCCAATTTATTTCATCATCGGGTAAAGTGCTGTGAATACTTCCACCCATCACCAACCCACAATTTTGCAAGACTTTCTGCCGTGCGTCTTCCTTACTCTCTGCAACCACATCAAACACTCCTTCGAAGATGTATTGCGTCCGAACTCTATAAACCTTCTTTTTCATAATCTTAAAATTCAACTTTTAATAATCTGTATTCTTTTGGCTCTCCATTGGATAATTTGCGGTGTTTAAGCCAAAAGTGATGTGCGCCATAGCCGTATGCAAAGAACTTATCAAGCTCTGTTTCTTCAGCTATTTTGTTGATAGCTGACCTTAACTCCTCTTTGCTGTCGGATAGGGTTATTGCGTTGATAACCCTAATGAGAATATGCGGTATCTCATCCGTCCAATTGTAGATGATGTTTTCAATCTCTGTTTTCATATCTCTGATAATTTAATGGTTCATACTTTATGCTGTTGCTTTCATTCTTCGGCTTATAAGACCTCGATTGGCATTCACAAGGTTTACTATCTGCTCGTGGTATTCCGTATTCTTGTTGCACACCCCACGACTTTGCACCACCTCCAAAGTTTGTAATGATACTTCAATAGTTTCTATTCGCTTGCCTTCAATGGTAGCCGAAAGGATAAGGGAGTCCTCCTTGAGGTGATATGCATTAGAAAATACGCAATGGTGCATTGATACACCTTCTTCTAAATGCTCCTGCACGCTCTCCAATACGTGGACTTGGATTGTGCCGTCCGTAAAACAGATACCGAAAAACTTGGATTTGAGTTCCTTGAAACGCTTTTCATCTTCCATAGCCTTCTTTTGCTTCTGTTCTATCTCTTCCCTTTCACGCACTCTGAGAAGTTCCTCGTGTCTGCGGTCGTGTTCGCCTTTAAGGTCTGTGGGGCATAAATATTTTGGATTATGAATATCCTTACCTAATCTTTTAAGTGTATCTACATAATCACTCCAAAGGGAAATATCTGTAATCTCATAACCGTTACGAACTGCAATCTTGTAGGACTGCCATAGTTCCTCAAAAGTCCTCCAGTTGCCAAGAAAGTAACGTAAGTGGTCTGTACGACCTGCCTTTAGCAATGTTTCCACACGGCTATCTGTAAGCAATGCAGGAATAAACTTAGTAGGCACGATGCCATAGAAATTATCCTTAAAACCATTTCTGCGAAATATGTCTGTAACCTTGAACTTCGGATATATCGGTGAGTAGGCAATATGCTGATAGGCTTCATTATCGTTGCGTATCGCCATAGGACTATAATAGGAAAAGGTATCAACATAGTGTCCCAATACCCTCTGTATGGCAACCATAGCTTTTCGTCCCTGCATATTCCACCAATATTGCCCAATCTCAATTATAGAAGTTTGTGCTTTGTAACCTTTCTCCATACCCACAATAAGTAGGAACATACGCAATACTTGAAACTTTCCACAAGTGGTAAGTATGGTGAAATACTGCTTCTGCTGCAACTTGCGCTCATAGGTTTCCTTGACCTGCAACTTTGCCCTACAATGAGGGCAAGTGCAAGTTTCTCTATGTTTGTTCATTACCCAACTATGCCCACAATCCATACAAGTGGTACGACCTTTTGGCAAGCGGTAGGCGAAGTGGTCAATACACTCACGGAATGCCCACTTACTTTGTTGCTTGGTTATCGGGCGAAGATGCTTGCTTTGTTCCAAAACTGCCTTCTCAAATTTGTTTCTCGGTTTCATAGGCTTAAAAATCGAATAGTGATGGTTGTACTTGGGTTGTCGCGTTCTCAGTCTTTTTCACTCGTGCGTTACGGCTCTGTAACTTGGCAAGTTCCTCACGCTGATATTGCTTAATGGCTCCCTGCCTTGCTTCGGCTTTTTCCTCCTCCGTTAGTTCCACAATGTGATTAACGGCAACTTGGCAAGAAATAGCCTTACCTACTTCTATATCGTCTTCATCGTAGTAGTGAACAGCCATAGAGAAGATTTCATCATCATCAAAGCCGTTGCAACCGCTTTTCTGTACTTCATTAAGAATGTAGGTGATGCACTCCTCGATATTCTTGTTCGGTTTCATCAAGTTAGGGGCAAATAAGGGGTCTGTCATAGCACGCTGATTAAGATACTCGGCTATTGTCCGTGTGAAATGTTCTGTTCCTTTCATTGTCGTATATGTTTTGATGTTGTTAATACTTGGGAATTTGGCTTTCACTTCGTCCGCCGATTTTCAATTCTACTATTTGATTGATACGTCCATACAGGTAGGTTCTTAGGCTTGTTCTATCGGGTGCGTAATACTCTGTCCATTGTCCGTACTGATTGACAAGGTATTTCTTCAGTACGTCAAAGAAGTCAAAGCGATAGCCTTGTAGGGGAACGGCTGTACGGAAATAGGTGTTTGAGTTCACCGCCTCACATAGCCAATTCTTTTCCTCACGGCTCATACACTCGCCACGATTGAGTTTTGCACGCAGGATATATACTTTGCTGTTACAAAGGCTCTCCAAAGGAGGAACGCCCCATTGTACAAACTTAATTGCCAACACTTGCTCACTCTTTTCAGCCGTAGGGTTAATGCGGTAATGAGAGGAGGAGCTATATCCTTTTTCTTTCATCGAAGATGTTGTATTTACTTTTTGCTTATCCATAGCGACATTTTTTTTATGCGTCCAAAGATCGGAGTATGCTGATTCCTTTTTGTAGCAAAATAGAGGTAGCGGGGCGGGCTTGCACAAGGTTTTGGCGGAAAATACAACCCGTAGGTGTGGAGATTTTCCAGACAAACCAAGCGGCTTAGGACCTTGGGAAAGCCACAAGCCCCGTACTACCTTTGCGGATAAAAAGGGAACAGCATCCGTATCCTTGTTATCGCATATTGTGGAGCATTGGAAAAGAAGCGAAAGTGCAACGCTCGTAGTGGAAAATAGAAAAGGTGGCTATCTCAATATGCGAGATAACCACCTGATGAAATCAAATGGAAAGTTTTTACAGAGCTATGCTTCTTAAAGCACACAAAGTAGGATGGCACAGAGAATTGCCAGCCAGAAGAGAATGCTCAGCAGCGTAAATGTTACTTTTAGAATTACCCTGACTATAAAACGTAGTATCAGAAAGCCTGCAATGACTGACACGGCGGTAACGACTTGCGGCGTTACCACCTTCGAGATAAGCCAAATGACACCGATAACGATGGAAAGCAGGATAGCGAGTTCGATGAAGCGTGTCCAAGAGAAGCGACGGACTTGCTTGGGAGAAGTCGGCTGCTGCTTGATATTATCGGTTTTGTTCGATGCGTCTGCCTTGATGAAGGCAGGTGTGTGGACATCTTGATTCATGATGATTGTATTCATATCGGAGCTTATAATAGTTCAAGAGCAATAACAAGATATTCTGCCTCACAAAGCCAAGTGTTTACTCAAACTCTTGGTGTGTGGGGAAGAATAGTTATTTTGGCTCTTGACACTACAAAAGCTCCCGATGGTGTTACATCAAGTCATGTTCTCACTATCGACGGTTGGCAGACCATTAACCTCGATAATCAGAACGATTGTCCCTGTCAGTTCGGTGTAGAGTTTCTCATACTCTGGACTTGTACCAAAGTCGTCCGTCAACTCATACTTGTCGAAAACACTTTGCACAGCCTTATTCTTCAAAAGTATTGGTGTTAGTCTTTCTGGAAGAGGAGAAGGGAGTTCTTTCTCGAACTCATTCTCTAAGATAGAGACAAGGGTGTCGTACTTGGAGAAATGCAGTCCTTGATACAGAACTTCGTTTGCTATTATCTCTGCCTCTGGGTGAGAAAAACCTTGTGCCACTGCATCGCAGTAGGAGGTAAGTGCTTCGTCGGCTCTTGCCGTTATGTATGGTTTATCACTCATCATTTCTGGGAAATGCTCACTGAGGTAGTTCTCTAACTTCAAACGGAAGTAAGAAAGTTCTTTCTTTGTTGTTGTCATAATCTTCTTGGTTTAGGGTTGTACATTATTTTGAGTTGATGCCCATAGCAACATTGAACTTGTCTAACTTGCCCGCCAACTGTTCCATATCGTGTTCTATTTTCTTATTGGTAATACGGGCATAGATTTGTGTGGTTTTAATGTTGGTATGTCCCAACATCTTCGACACACTTTCCATAGGAACGCCCTTGCTGAGCGACATGGTCGCAAATGTATGCCGGGCAAGATGGAAGGTCAGATTCTTCTTGACACCGCAAAGGTCGGCAATTTCTTTTAAATATGCGTTGGTTTTCTGATTCGTTAGGATGGGAAATAGTTTGCCGTCCCGATAGGTCTTATGACTGTACTTGGCAATGATACTCTTGGGAATGTCAAGCAATAAAACATTTGTCTCCACACTTGTTTTCTGCCTCTTGGTCATAATCCACTGCTTATCATCAAGTGTTACGATATTGTCCGGTGTGAGATTGGAAACATCAATATATGCTAGACCTGTGAAACATGAAAAGATGAAAACATCCCTTACTAACTCCAAGCGTTGAATAGCAAGATCCTTGTTGACTATCTTCATAATTTCCTCATCCGTGAGAAAACCACGATTAACGGGCTCCAAGTGAAAACGATGATTGAGGAAGGGGTCGTGAAGAAGATAACCACGTTTTTGCGCATAGATGGTTACGGTCTTGAGTGCCTTCATTTTTTTGACCGATGTATTGTAAGCGCAGCCTGCCACTGTACTCAGATATAACTCAAAATCTTGTACCACGGATGGTGTAAACTCTGTAAGTCCAATATCCTTTCTTCCATATTTATGGATAAGGAACTCTGAGAAATGTCTTCTCAAAACACTGTACTTTTGCAAACTATCTTTGCTGATGGTGTGTCCGACACGCTGTCTGATATCTTCGTTGAACTTGTCGAATATAGGGAGAAAGGTCGTGTACTCCCTGTCTTTCCCGACAAAGAATGAGCGGATTTTATCCAATGACAAGGATTCATCATCCTCGAATTTGTGGTAAATGTTATTCAGCATTGTGGAAATGGAGTCCAATGCGGCATTAGCGGATAAGGCTTCTGCCGTCCGACCTTTGAGCCTGCTGGTAGTGTTATTCCACAGCGACTTGTCCACAAATATTTTCGTAGATCCGAAATTGGCCATCTCTCCGTTAAGGAATACTCGGAGCATTACAGGCGACTTTCCTTCTTTGTTCTCATAGTTTGAGCGTAGGTAGAAGGATACCTTGAAATTTGTTCTCATAATGCATCATTCTTTTGTGTAGCACTCGGCTGCAAAGTTAATATATAACATACTGAAACAGAAAGAATTGATGCCTTCAATTTGGTATTCAAAATCCCGTCATTGCTACATTTTTTATTGCTACAATTTTTGTGTAGCAGTTTATGTAGCAGAAATTGACCGAATGATGATTGTCAAAACAAAGGGTAATGCCGTCAGGCGATAGAGGTATATACAAAGAAAAATCGTTGTAAAACCTTGATTTTACAACGATTATCTAATTTTTGAAGGCTAAAATGACAACCTTTGTGAAGTCCTTTTGAAGCCTATTTGCGGAGAGAGAGGGATTCGAACCCCCGGCACCTCTCAGTGCGACGGTTTTCAAGACCGTTGTAATCGACCACTCTACCATCTCTCCTTGGTTTAGAAAGAATGCTGTGTTCTAATTCTAAAGCGAGTGCAAAGGTAAAGAAAATTATTTATACTCCAAAATTTTTTGGTACTTTTTTCATCTTTATTTTGTAATTAAGTGAACTTACACTACTTTTGTATTATGATTTATCCCAAAGATTTTGAACAGAAAATTGGATTTAAAGAGATTCGTGATATCTTGAAAACTCATTGTTTATCACAGCTTGGAAAGGAACAGGTTGACTTAATTTCTTTTTCAACAGATCACAATTTCATTCTTTTACGATTAGATGAAATAAAAGAATTTAAGTGGATTGAAGAGCAAGAAGATGAGTTTCCACTTCAATATTTCTATGATATGCGTCCTTTGTTAGCTCGTTTGCGAATCGAAAAGACATATCCAGAGGAGCACGAATTAAGGCATCTTCAGCGGTCGCTCAAAGCCATTATTGATATAGTTGCATTCTTGTCACGTACCGAAAGCAACGACACCACCTCAGAAAAAGCCTCTTTCCTGTATCCAACTCTACACCAACTCACGCTCAATATAAATATCTTCCCTCATGTTTTAAAACGAATAGGGGAGATGCTCGATAAATTTGGGAAGATAAGAGATAACGCCTCGCCCACATTATATAATATAAGAACCGAGCTTAGTAAGATCGAAGGATCAGTATCTCGCATACTTAATGGTATTCTTCGCAGCATTCAGCAAGAAGGACTCATAGAGAAAGACGTCACCCCAACGCTTAGAGATGGTCGATTGGTTATTCCTACACCTCCAGGAGTGAAACGAAAGATACGTGGAATTGTACACGATGAGTCGGCAACAGGAAAGACCGTTTTCATAGAACCCGCTGAGGTCGTAGAGGCAAACAATAGAATTCGTGAGTTAGAAAACGAAGAGCGACGTGAGATTATACGTTTGCTTACTGAATTTGCCAATACCATTCGTCCCGAATTAAACGAGATGAAAGATTCTTATTTAATTCTTGCTCAGGTTGATGCAATAAGGGCAAAGAGCAGACTGGCAAAGCAGTTCCATGCCATTGAACCTATTGTAAAGTCGCAAGCACATGTCGATTGGGTACAAGCAGTGCATCCTTTGCTACAACGTTCATTGTCAAAACAAGGAAAAAAGGTTGTTCCGCTCGACCTTATGCTTTCTTCTGATCAGCATCTCCTTATCATTTCAGGACCCAATGCAGGTGGAAAGAGTGTATGTTTAAAAACTGCAGGATTATTGCAGTACATGCTTCAATGTGGACTTTCTGTGCCAATGGCAGAAAATTCTACAATGGGAATTTTTGAAAGTATCATGATTGATATCGGTGATGAGCAGAGTATCGAGAACGATCTCAGTACCTATTCGAGTCACTTGCTCAATATGAAGATGATGATGCGCCATTGTAATCCTAAAACCCTGTTGTTGATAGATGAGTTTGGAAGTGGAACCGAGCCTCAAATAGGCGGAGCCATGGCGCAAGCAGTGTTACATCAATTCTATAATAAGAAAGCTTTTGGGGTCATCACCACACACTATCAAAATCTAAAGCATTTTGCCGATAGTCACAAAGGTGTGGTGAATGGAGCCATGTTGTATGATAGAAAAGAGATGCAAGCCCTCTTCCAATTGTCGATAGGACAGCCAGGAAGCTCTTTTGCTATTGAGATTGCTCGGAAAACAGGTATTCCAGAAAGTGTTATTCAAGAGGCATCGGAACTCGTTGGCTCGGATTATATACAAAGTGATAAATATCTTCAGGATATAGTTCGTGACAAACGCTATTGGGAAAATAAGCGACAAACAGTACATAAGCGTGAGAAAGATATCGAACAGGTTATTCAAAAGTATGAGAAAGAGATCGCCGAACTCAATCAAAGTCGTAAGGAAATTCTTCGAAAAGCCAAAGAACAAGCCGAAGAACTCTTGAAAGAGAGTAATAAGAAGATTGAGAATACCATTCGAGAAATTAAGCTAAAACAAGCCGAAAAAGAAGCCACACGTCAGCTTAGAAGCGAATTGAACATCTTTAAAGAGCAGGTTCAAGATATTGATAAACAAGCTGAAGATGAGAAAATTGCTCGAAAGATAGAACAGATAAAGCAGCGCAAAGAACGTCACGAGAAGTATAAGAAAGAGAAAGGAGAGCGTGAGAATAAGGCGGCAGCTGCTCTTAGAGCTATTCAAAAGCCTGTTGCTACCGAAAAGAAACAACTTGTTATGGGCGACACCGTTCGTATAAAAGGACTTTCTTCAGTTGGTACCATCGAACAAATTATGGGCAATAATGCTACAGTT
This genomic window contains:
- a CDS encoding caspase family protein, yielding MKTIAFVIGNNDYFEGAQLKCAVNDASEIANIFRRLGYDVRKKLNIKSEDCSGILREFEDQIKDYDASIFYFAGHGFELGGENYLVPTNCQMPLNDTYEADRTCLRLSEILSILKKVSGKVNIVIIDACRKSFDRGTSSSSAQVKAPKGTLIAFSTSPNEGAKDGNGQNGHSVYTSALLQYLGRETLSVESLFKKVRRTVYNLTNGTQTPWEHTSLIGDFFFNTGQLVYSVEIPYDEVVVKDSMFDGGDVFGNLILELRSCNWDRQNPAMEKIRKIPASDLNKNQQFILGRNLYQANGYAWEVQRFFENLGNNLSKYNKDEENHVLNGILFEIYFDSKGNFRNELKRYDFDRVFSLRKNPRFVKSFGFIEEVLQPYKEQLYYIPTIHDEPIDIDISAEEKNNSTVFEEETIQIIHKVNVENKDITKAFSRSCTYGINELGVKSCLSNFLTAPQDLIQIHSNVLLQKIAFAKELFDEDLPW
- a CDS encoding DUF1896 domain-containing protein is translated as MTTTKKELSYFRLKLENYLSEHFPEMMSDKPYITARADEALTSYCDAVAQGFSHPEAEIIANEVLYQGLHFSKYDTLVSILENEFEKELPSPLPERLTPILLKNKAVQSVFDKYELTDDFGTSPEYEKLYTELTGTIVLIIEVNGLPTVDSENMT
- a CDS encoding site-specific integrase — encoded protein: MRTNFKVSFYLRSNYENKEGKSPVMLRVFLNGEMANFGSTKIFVDKSLWNNTTSRLKGRTAEALSANAALDSISTMLNNIYHKFEDDESLSLDKIRSFFVGKDREYTTFLPIFDKFNEDIRQRVGHTISKDSLQKYSVLRRHFSEFLIHKYGRKDIGLTEFTPSVVQDFELYLSTVAGCAYNTSVKKMKALKTVTIYAQKRGYLLHDPFLNHRFHLEPVNRGFLTDEEIMKIVNKDLAIQRLELVRDVFIFSCFTGLAYIDVSNLTPDNIVTLDDKQWIMTKRQKTSVETNVLLLDIPKSIIAKYSHKTYRDGKLFPILTNQKTNAYLKEIADLCGVKKNLTFHLARHTFATMSLSKGVPMESVSKMLGHTNIKTTQIYARITNKKIEHDMEQLAGKLDKFNVAMGINSK
- a CDS encoding PcfK-like family protein; amino-acid sequence: MKGTEHFTRTIAEYLNQRAMTDPLFAPNLMKPNKNIEECITYILNEVQKSGCNGFDDDEIFSMAVHYYDEDDIEVGKAISCQVAVNHIVELTEEEKAEARQGAIKQYQREELAKLQSRNARVKKTENATTQVQPSLFDF
- a CDS encoding endonuclease MutS2; protein product: MIYPKDFEQKIGFKEIRDILKTHCLSQLGKEQVDLISFSTDHNFILLRLDEIKEFKWIEEQEDEFPLQYFYDMRPLLARLRIEKTYPEEHELRHLQRSLKAIIDIVAFLSRTESNDTTSEKASFLYPTLHQLTLNINIFPHVLKRIGEMLDKFGKIRDNASPTLYNIRTELSKIEGSVSRILNGILRSIQQEGLIEKDVTPTLRDGRLVIPTPPGVKRKIRGIVHDESATGKTVFIEPAEVVEANNRIRELENEERREIIRLLTEFANTIRPELNEMKDSYLILAQVDAIRAKSRLAKQFHAIEPIVKSQAHVDWVQAVHPLLQRSLSKQGKKVVPLDLMLSSDQHLLIISGPNAGGKSVCLKTAGLLQYMLQCGLSVPMAENSTMGIFESIMIDIGDEQSIENDLSTYSSHLLNMKMMMRHCNPKTLLLIDEFGSGTEPQIGGAMAQAVLHQFYNKKAFGVITTHYQNLKHFADSHKGVVNGAMLYDRKEMQALFQLSIGQPGSSFAIEIARKTGIPESVIQEASELVGSDYIQSDKYLQDIVRDKRYWENKRQTVHKREKDIEQVIQKYEKEIAELNQSRKEILRKAKEQAEELLKESNKKIENTIREIKLKQAEKEATRQLRSELNIFKEQVQDIDKQAEDEKIARKIEQIKQRKERHEKYKKEKGERENKAAAALRAIQKPVATEKKQLVMGDTVRIKGLSSVGTIEQIMGNNATVVVGDVRTKINLNKLEAAKEVAKTTKTVYNISKETRQAIESRKQNFRQDLDVRGLRGDEALTKVMYFIDDATLVGMPRVRILHGTGNGILRTLIRQYLNTIPAISSFKDEHVQFGGAGITVVDFD
- a CDS encoding PcfJ domain-containing protein — translated: MKPRNKFEKAVLEQSKHLRPITKQQSKWAFRECIDHFAYRLPKGRTTCMDCGHSWVMNKHRETCTCPHCRAKLQVKETYERKLQQKQYFTILTTCGKFQVLRMFLLIVGMEKGYKAQTSIIEIGQYWWNMQGRKAMVAIQRVLGHYVDTFSYYSPMAIRNDNEAYQHIAYSPIYPKFKVTDIFRRNGFKDNFYGIVPTKFIPALLTDSRVETLLKAGRTDHLRYFLGNWRTFEELWQSYKIAVRNGYEITDISLWSDYVDTLKRLGKDIHNPKYLCPTDLKGEHDRRHEELLRVREREEIEQKQKKAMEDEKRFKELKSKFFGICFTDGTIQVHVLESVQEHLEEGVSMHHCVFSNAYHLKEDSLILSATIEGKRIETIEVSLQTLEVVQSRGVCNKNTEYHEQIVNLVNANRGLISRRMKATA